From one Lycium barbarum isolate Lr01 chromosome 6, ASM1917538v2, whole genome shotgun sequence genomic stretch:
- the LOC132644281 gene encoding putative disease resistance protein At1g50180, producing the protein MANSVVLFVLDKITNLLAEETILLQGVKDDIQYIKDELERMIAFLGVADALEEGDAEVKVWVGQVRDVAHDIEDVLDESIVLSYDHHFHGSCCFIAKLVFSIRNIKSRHKLVFEIQAIRSKVCNIAEGHQRYRYKFYVPEQGSSYNHAYDTANDRRGDALLLEEAELMGIENPRQQLIGWLVEDDPRLKVVSVVGMGGSGKTTLVKKVCEDAAVNKNFDSLAWITVSQSFKVEEVLKDMIQ; encoded by the coding sequence ATGGCAAACTCTGTTGTCCTTTTTGTACTTGACAAAATCACAAATTTATTAGCAGAAGAAACAATACTGCTTCAGGGAGTCAAGGACGATATCCAGTATATCAAAGATGAATTGGAGAGAATGATAGCCTTTCTTGGTGTGGCAGATGCTTTAGAGGAAGGAGATGCAGAGGTCAAAGTCTGGGTTGGGCAAGTGAGAGATGTCGCCCATGACATTGAGGATGTTCTTGACGAGTCCATTGTCTTGTCATATGATCATCACTTCCATGGATCTTGTTGTTTCATTGCTAAATTGGTTTTCTCAATCAGAAACATCAAATCCCGCCATAAACTTGTCTTTGAAATCCAAGCCATCAGATCAAAAGTCTGCAATATTGCAGAGGGCCATCAAAGGTACCGTTACAAATTTTATGTCCCGGAGCAAGGTTCAAGTTATAACCATGCCTACGATACTGCAAATGATCGCAgaggcgatgcgttgttgctggAAGAAGCTGAGCTCATGGGCATTGAAAATCCCAGACAGCAACTAATTGGTTGGCTCGTGGAGGATGATCCTAGACTTAAAGTGGTTTCGGTGGTAGGAATGGGAGGTTCAGGAAAGACCACCCTGGTTAAGAAAGTGTGTGAGGATGCAGCAGTCAATAAAAACTTCGATAGCCTTGCTTGGATAACAGTTTCCCAGTCCTTCAAGGTTGAGGAAGTTTTAAAAGACATGATTCAATAG